From a region of the Coffea arabica cultivar ET-39 chromosome 3e, Coffea Arabica ET-39 HiFi, whole genome shotgun sequence genome:
- the LOC140038531 gene encoding polygalacturonase non-catalytic subunit AroGP3-like: MASSGYARVLFFIALTFPTSLFGAHTPPSSFTALNQLKYWSENVQGTMPGNLLSKLSPLNKEQAERLTSLVSKKNLPLDSNYCSVANLACSPRSLVVNMRAFGAYGYGRISPSLVQHVDPSSFFEISLLKQGSMMHLSNLENQLPQHSFLPSQIASKFSVVENDLQKLFPQSFKNPRTKDAIRSTLIYCNTPPLKEEIQSCLKSLEDMVEFAKTAIAYAVDVLEPKTKLPINTVMVICHMDTSNWSPNHVAFKLLKSSPGKVVACHWVFQNDLLFVSAEED; encoded by the exons ATGGCCTCTTCAGGGTATGCTAGAGTTCTCTTTTTCATTGCCCTCACGTTTCCTACGTCCCTTTTTGGTGCACACACTCCACCTTCCTCTTTTACTGCATTGAATCAGCTCAAATATTGGTCAGAAAATGTCCAAGGCACCATGCCTGGAAATCTTCTGTCGAAATTATCTCCATTGAATAAGGAACAAGCTGAACGTTTGACTTCATTAGTGTCCAAGAAAAATCTTCCTTTGGATTCAAATTATTGTTCTGTTGCAAACCTAGCTTGTTCACCCAGATCACTCGTTGTAAATATGCGGGCTTTTGGTGCTTACGGCTATGGCAGAATTAGCCCATCGCTGGTTCAACATGTTGATCCTTCTTCTTTCTTCGAAATCTCACTTCTCAAACAAGGAAGCATGATGCATCTCTCAAACTTGGAAAACCAATTACCTCAACattcatttcttccttctcaaatTGCATCAAAGTTCTCTGTTGTGGAAAATGACCTACAAAAGTTATTTCCTCAATCCTTTAAAAACCCACGAACAAAAGATGCCATTCGATCCACTCTTATTTATTGCAATACTCCTCCTCTTAAGGAAGAGATTCAGAGCTGTTTAAAATCCCTTGAAGATATGGTTGAATTTGCAAAGACTGCGATAG CCTACGCAGTAGATGTTCTTGAACCTAAGACAAAACTTCCAATCAACACAGTCATGGTGATATGTCACATGGATACTTCAAACTGGTCCCCTAATCATGTGGCCTTTAAGTTGCTGAAATCCTCTCCTGGGAAAGTTGTAGCATGCCATTGGGTGTTTCAGAATGATCTCCTTTTCGTTTCTGCAGAAGAGGATTAG